The Armatimonadota bacterium genome includes a window with the following:
- a CDS encoding lipid II flippase MurJ has product MVVAIFLSRVLGLVRESAIAARFGQGALTDAYNAAFLLPDLLYFMVAGGALSSAFIPVFTEYLATNREDDAWDVYSSVLNLMALVVGALVVVAFLLAPGIVPFFAPRDFTAGQLDTTAQLTRILLPAQFFFFMGGLTMGTLYARNRFLVPALGPIIYNLGIITGAVWLAGSMGIFGLAWGALAGAFFGNFALQLWYSARLGIGYRLKVDLRHPGVRRVFLLMLPVLLGLSLPQIDVMVNKWFARFLAEGSMSALNYANRLMQVPLGVFGQAAGIAALPTLSALAARKDWKEYRETLSFGLRSVFFATIPSSVLMMVLAVPMVKLFLQAGAFTERDTGYAAVALVYYSIGVFAWAGQAIVARGFYALQDTVTPVVIGTAMTFLFVPLNYLLMRPLGHGGLALATSIMATVHLSVMSAVLSKRVNGIGVRRIIVSTLRILGATGGAAAAAAAVSAWARHIETGSGTLGVKAEAAAELLPALVAGMVVYLLFCRLLRVEEAAVFAQILARRLRRAAADEPR; this is encoded by the coding sequence ATGGTGGTCGCGATCTTCCTCAGCCGTGTTCTTGGACTGGTGAGGGAATCGGCCATCGCCGCCCGCTTCGGGCAGGGAGCCCTCACCGACGCCTACAACGCCGCATTTCTGCTGCCCGACCTCCTGTATTTCATGGTTGCGGGAGGCGCGCTCTCCAGCGCGTTCATCCCGGTCTTCACAGAATACCTGGCCACCAACCGCGAGGACGACGCGTGGGACGTCTACAGCTCTGTGCTGAATCTAATGGCGCTGGTGGTTGGCGCGCTGGTGGTGGTGGCATTCCTTCTGGCGCCTGGGATTGTGCCCTTCTTCGCCCCGCGGGACTTCACCGCCGGTCAGCTCGATACAACGGCGCAGCTGACGCGGATTCTGCTTCCTGCCCAGTTTTTCTTCTTTATGGGCGGGCTTACCATGGGCACCCTGTATGCCCGGAACCGCTTCCTGGTCCCCGCGCTCGGGCCGATCATCTACAATCTGGGGATCATTACCGGAGCGGTCTGGCTGGCGGGGTCTATGGGCATCTTCGGGCTGGCCTGGGGGGCTCTGGCGGGAGCGTTTTTCGGCAACTTCGCATTGCAGCTCTGGTATAGCGCCCGGTTGGGCATTGGATACCGCCTGAAGGTGGACCTGCGCCATCCCGGCGTCCGGAGGGTGTTCCTGCTGATGCTTCCGGTGCTTCTGGGATTGTCTCTGCCGCAAATAGATGTGATGGTGAACAAATGGTTCGCGCGTTTCCTGGCGGAGGGCTCCATGAGCGCGCTGAACTATGCGAACCGGCTGATGCAGGTCCCGCTGGGGGTATTCGGACAGGCGGCGGGCATTGCGGCGCTTCCGACGCTTTCAGCGCTTGCAGCGCGGAAAGACTGGAAAGAATACCGCGAGACGCTCAGTTTCGGGCTGCGAAGCGTGTTCTTCGCCACAATCCCTTCGTCGGTGTTGATGATGGTGCTGGCGGTCCCGATGGTAAAGCTGTTCTTGCAGGCGGGAGCCTTCACTGAACGCGACACGGGCTATGCGGCCGTCGCACTGGTGTATTATTCCATTGGAGTGTTTGCCTGGGCTGGCCAGGCCATTGTGGCGCGGGGGTTCTACGCTTTACAGGATACAGTGACGCCGGTTGTGATCGGCACGGCGATGACCTTCCTGTTCGTCCCGCTGAACTATCTCCTGATGCGTCCGCTGGGACACGGAGGGCTTGCGCTCGCCACTTCGATCATGGCCACTGTGCATCTTTCGGTGATGTCTGCGGTCCTTTCGAAGCGGGTGAACGGCATCGGAGTCCGGCGGATCATCGTCTCGACGCTTCGCATTCTGGGGGCGACCGGCGGCGCAGCCGCCGCGGCGGCGGCCGTCTCGGCGTGGGCGCGGCACATCGAGACAGGCAGCGGGACACTGGGAGTGAAGGCGGAGGCCGCGGCGGAGCTTCTTCCTGCGCTTGTTGCGGGGATGGTGGTCTATCTGCTGTTCTGCAGACTGCTGCGGGTGGAGGAGGCGGCCGTCTTCGCTCAGATTCTGGCGCGCCGCCTCCGCCGCGCCGCGGCCGACGAACCCCGCTGA